A region of Carassius gibelio isolate Cgi1373 ecotype wild population from Czech Republic chromosome B11, carGib1.2-hapl.c, whole genome shotgun sequence DNA encodes the following proteins:
- the LOC127968036 gene encoding trafficking kinesin-binding protein 1 isoform X2, which translates to MEVWSSSGMDESERDSSNSHDEDDEEPEDEDEPDTEGLCRELVQVLCSERVGQITKTYRDIEAVTHLLEEKERDLELAARIGQSLLKQNKALTERNKLLDEHLEITKEEISQLRHELSMRDDLLHFYASTEDIEHASETLLIQSDSSSSLSNYINYDLLQHKLKGLEEENIKLRTEANVLTFETNNYEEQEQQLMMVCVDELSTANKQVGSLSEELARKVEDSFRQQEEISSLLGQIVDLEQRCKGLTAENEELTQHLNASRESQSQLKTELKELQERYSECEDMLHEAREDIKNLRNKSLPNSTVQRYSTLAAVVPMDSLAAEIEGTFRKGLDSPAPTEYKNHPLRVFETVKVANQGARLRSQILSLQVPGSSPSSLHSSRISTPQTSYYESDNISVNMEDKHSSQTHTQDHGLLELKRLGQPGTPGGQDLEEALRSLSERQESHTSERPFFEVERERKLSALHSGSSGSGGSSSGFLTPSGSIASTGTNYSGTSTHSSSTGSSRSYLPERLQIVKPLEGSVTLHQWQQLAKPNLGGILHPRPGVLTKDFRELDVDFQHVYSLNDLEEDEPDLSKFPNLLQGTVVPSSRLNPPQTSPKPPSTSCQILHPSILLSSFSTRKRWNLFFVQL; encoded by the exons ATGGAGGTGTGGAGCAGTTCGGGAATGGATGAGAGCGAAAGAGACAGCAGCAACAgtcatgatgaagatgatgaagaaccAGAGGATGAAGATGAACCCGACACTGAGGGACTGTGCAGGGAGCTGGTGCAAG TGCTGTGTTCAGAGAGAGTTGGTCAAATCACAAAGACGTATCGTGACATTGAGGCAGTTACACATCTGCTCGAGGAG AAAGAGCGTGATCTGGAATTGGCTGCCCGGATTGGCCAATCACTGCTCAAGCAGAATAAAGCCCTGACTGAACGCAATAAACTACTGGACGAACATCTGGAAATCACCAAGGAAGAG ATTTCCCAGCTGCGTCATGAGCTCTCCATGAGAGACGATCTCCTGCACTTCTATGCCAGCACTGAAGATATAGAGCATGCCTCAGAAACAct ACTAATACAGAGTGATTCGTCCTCATCTCTCAGCAACTATATCAATTACGACTTGCTTCAGCATAAACTCAAGGGTTTAGAAGAGGAGAACATCAAACTGCGCACAGAG GCTAACGTGTTAACATTTGAGACCAACAATTATGAGGAACAAGAGCAACAGCTTATGATGGTGTGTGTGGACGAGCTCT CTACAGCAAATAAACAGGTCGGATCTCTGTCAGAAGAATTAGCCCGGAAGGTGGAAGATTCGTTTAGACAACAAGAGGAGATTAGTTCCCTCCTGGGACAGATTGTCGACCTGGAGCAGCGATGCAAAGGG CTCACTGCTGAGAATGAGGAGTTGACGCAACATCTGAATGCTTCCCGGGAATCCCAGTCACAGCTTAAAACAGAG TTGAAGGAACTGCAGGAGAGGTACTCCGAATGTGAGGACATGCTCCATGAGGCCAGAGAGGACATTAAGAACCTGCGCAATAAGAGTCTGCCCAACAGCACCGTGCAGCGTTACAGTACCCTGGCAGCGGTCGTCCCAATGGATTCTCTCGCTGCTGAGATCGAAGGAACCTTCCGGAAAGGCCTAGACAGCCCAGCACCCACTGAATACAA GAATCATCCGTTGCGTGTGTTTGAGACTGTGAAAGTGGCCAATCAGGGGGCTCGGCTACGTTCCCAGATTCTGTCTCTGCAGGTTCCGGGTTCGAGCCCTTCATCATTACACTCTAGTCGAATCAGTACTCCACAGACCAGTTATTATGAATCAGACAATATTAGTGTCAACATGGAGGATAAGCACTCCTCTCAGACGCACACACAAGATCATGG GTTACTGGAGTTGAAGCGTTTGGGCCAGCCAGGTACGCCAGGTGGGCAGGATTTGGAGGAAGCGCTCCGGTCTCTCTCGGAGCGGCAGGAGAGCCACACGTCAGAGCGGCCGTTCTTTGAGGTGGAGAGAGAAAGGAAACTGAGTGCCCTACACAGTGGAAGCAGTGGCAGTGGCGGCAGCTCCAGCGGCTTCCTGACGCCTAGTGGCAGCATCGCATCCACAGGAACCAACTACTCCGGCACCTCCACACATTCCTCCAGCACAGGCTCCTCCCGCTCGTATCTGCCTGAACGGCTGCAGATAGTCAAGCCGCTGGAGG GCTCAGTGACTCTGCACCAATGGCAGCAGCTGGCCAAGCCCAATCTGGGGGGCATCCTGCACCCTCGGCCAGGTGTCCTCACCAAAGACTTCAGAGAGCTGGACGTGGACTTCCAACACGTCTACAGCCTCAACGACCTCGAGGAGGATGAGCCTGATCTCTCCAAATTCCCAAATCTCCTGCAGGGCACTGTGG TCCCTTCATCCAGACTTAACCCCCCT
- the LOC127968036 gene encoding trafficking kinesin-binding protein 1 isoform X3: MEVWSSSGMDESERDSSNSHDEDDEEPEDEDEPDTEGLCRELVQVLCSERVGQITKTYRDIEAVTHLLEEKERDLELAARIGQSLLKQNKALTERNKLLDEHLEITKEEISQLRHELSMRDDLLHFYASTEDIEHASETLLIQSDSSSSLSNYINYDLLQHKLKGLEEENIKLRTEANVLTFETNNYEEQEQQLMMVCVDELSTANKQVGSLSEELARKVEDSFRQQEEISSLLGQIVDLEQRCKGLTAENEELTQHLNASRESQSQLKTELKELQERYSECEDMLHEAREDIKNLRNKSLPNSTVQRYSTLAAVVPMDSLAAEIEGTFRKGLDSPAPTEYKNHPLRVFETVKVANQGARLRSQILSLQVPGSSPSSLHSSRISTPQTSYYESDNISVNMEDKHSSQTHTQDHGLLELKRLGQPGTPGGQDLEEALRSLSERQESHTSERPFFEVERERKLSALHSGSSGSGGSSSGFLTPSGSIASTGTNYSGTSTHSSSTGSSRSYLPERLQIVKPLEGSVTLHQWQQLAKPNLGGILHPRPGVLTKDFRELDVDFQHVYSLNDLEEDEPDLSKFPNLLQGTVAFSPRMHPRVGAVST; encoded by the exons ATGGAGGTGTGGAGCAGTTCGGGAATGGATGAGAGCGAAAGAGACAGCAGCAACAgtcatgatgaagatgatgaagaaccAGAGGATGAAGATGAACCCGACACTGAGGGACTGTGCAGGGAGCTGGTGCAAG TGCTGTGTTCAGAGAGAGTTGGTCAAATCACAAAGACGTATCGTGACATTGAGGCAGTTACACATCTGCTCGAGGAG AAAGAGCGTGATCTGGAATTGGCTGCCCGGATTGGCCAATCACTGCTCAAGCAGAATAAAGCCCTGACTGAACGCAATAAACTACTGGACGAACATCTGGAAATCACCAAGGAAGAG ATTTCCCAGCTGCGTCATGAGCTCTCCATGAGAGACGATCTCCTGCACTTCTATGCCAGCACTGAAGATATAGAGCATGCCTCAGAAACAct ACTAATACAGAGTGATTCGTCCTCATCTCTCAGCAACTATATCAATTACGACTTGCTTCAGCATAAACTCAAGGGTTTAGAAGAGGAGAACATCAAACTGCGCACAGAG GCTAACGTGTTAACATTTGAGACCAACAATTATGAGGAACAAGAGCAACAGCTTATGATGGTGTGTGTGGACGAGCTCT CTACAGCAAATAAACAGGTCGGATCTCTGTCAGAAGAATTAGCCCGGAAGGTGGAAGATTCGTTTAGACAACAAGAGGAGATTAGTTCCCTCCTGGGACAGATTGTCGACCTGGAGCAGCGATGCAAAGGG CTCACTGCTGAGAATGAGGAGTTGACGCAACATCTGAATGCTTCCCGGGAATCCCAGTCACAGCTTAAAACAGAG TTGAAGGAACTGCAGGAGAGGTACTCCGAATGTGAGGACATGCTCCATGAGGCCAGAGAGGACATTAAGAACCTGCGCAATAAGAGTCTGCCCAACAGCACCGTGCAGCGTTACAGTACCCTGGCAGCGGTCGTCCCAATGGATTCTCTCGCTGCTGAGATCGAAGGAACCTTCCGGAAAGGCCTAGACAGCCCAGCACCCACTGAATACAA GAATCATCCGTTGCGTGTGTTTGAGACTGTGAAAGTGGCCAATCAGGGGGCTCGGCTACGTTCCCAGATTCTGTCTCTGCAGGTTCCGGGTTCGAGCCCTTCATCATTACACTCTAGTCGAATCAGTACTCCACAGACCAGTTATTATGAATCAGACAATATTAGTGTCAACATGGAGGATAAGCACTCCTCTCAGACGCACACACAAGATCATGG GTTACTGGAGTTGAAGCGTTTGGGCCAGCCAGGTACGCCAGGTGGGCAGGATTTGGAGGAAGCGCTCCGGTCTCTCTCGGAGCGGCAGGAGAGCCACACGTCAGAGCGGCCGTTCTTTGAGGTGGAGAGAGAAAGGAAACTGAGTGCCCTACACAGTGGAAGCAGTGGCAGTGGCGGCAGCTCCAGCGGCTTCCTGACGCCTAGTGGCAGCATCGCATCCACAGGAACCAACTACTCCGGCACCTCCACACATTCCTCCAGCACAGGCTCCTCCCGCTCGTATCTGCCTGAACGGCTGCAGATAGTCAAGCCGCTGGAGG GCTCAGTGACTCTGCACCAATGGCAGCAGCTGGCCAAGCCCAATCTGGGGGGCATCCTGCACCCTCGGCCAGGTGTCCTCACCAAAGACTTCAGAGAGCTGGACGTGGACTTCCAACACGTCTACAGCCTCAACGACCTCGAGGAGGATGAGCCTGATCTCTCCAAATTCCCAAATCTCCTGCAGGGCACTGTGG